The Salvia miltiorrhiza cultivar Shanhuang (shh) chromosome 1, IMPLAD_Smil_shh, whole genome shotgun sequence genome has a window encoding:
- the LOC131000532 gene encoding uncharacterized protein LOC131000532, protein MARLGEGDKRWIVEDRSDGTNVHNWHWAETNCLEWSRKFLENLLCDKTLLSGEGNLYIKTKKVEKLDGEAYVNVRKGKIIPGYELNLVVSYEAEAKDSDGKSILKTEGSVEVPYISDENAGEDPDLRITIKDDGPIGKTLKEAFVAKGKPFVFEKIRAYVDAMAKGGPAKEDLEVKKVSVKKPGSESAAGSNNAAAAAAPVKEVKKKVEKRKEGFKTITMSEKFSCRARDLFEILMDENRWRGFTQSNARISKEVGGEFSIFDGSVTGKNLELQEGKLILQQWRFGSWPDGVMSTVRLTFDEPESGVTVVKLTHTDVPEEDRYGNATVVENTERGWRDLIFHKIRAVFGFGI, encoded by the exons ATGGCAAGATTGGGCGAAGGAGACAAGCGATGGATCGTGGAAGACCGCTCCGACGGAACCAACGTCCACAATTGGCACTGGGCCGAAACTAATTGCCTCGAGTGGTCTAGGAAATTCCTCGAGAACCTTCTGTGCGACAAGACCCTCCTCTCCGGCGAGGGCAATCTCTACATAAAGACTAAGAAGGTCGAGAAGCTCGACGGAGAAGCATACGTTAATGTTCGCAAGGGGAAGATTATTCCCGGCTACGAGTTGAATTTGGTTGTCTCCTACGAGGCGGAGGCCAAAGATTCCGATGGGAAATCGATTTTGAAAACCGAGGGTTCTGTCGAAGTTCCCTACATCTCCGATGAGAACGCCGGCGAGGATCCGGATTTGAGAATCACTATTAAAGACGATGGGCCGATTGGGAAAACGTTGAAGGAAGCATTTGTTGCCAAGGGGAAACCCTttgtttttgagaaaattagGGCATACGTTGACGCAATGGCGAAAGGCGGGCCTGCTAAGGAGGATTTGGAAGTGAAGAAAGTTTCCGTGAAGAAACCTGGTTCTGAGTCTGCTGCTGGGAGTAATAATGCGGCGGCGGCTGCTGCGCCCGTGAAGGAGGTGAAGAAGAAGGTGGAGAAGAGAAAGGAGGGGTTTAAGACGATAACGATGAGCGAGAAGTTTAGCTGTCGAGCGAGGGATCTGTTTGAGATTTTAATGGATGAAAATAGGTGGAGAGGGTTTACACAGAGCAATGCGAGGATCAGTAAGGAGGTGGGTGGAGAGTTCAGCATTTTTGATGGATCAGTGACGGGGAAGAACCTCGAGTTGCAGGAGGGGAAGCTCATTCTTCAGCAATGGAGATTTGGGAGCTGGCCTGATGGCGTCATGTCCACG GTAAGGCTCACTTTTGATGAGCCCGAATCTGGGGTGACCGTCGTCAAGCTCACTCACACCGATGTACCAGAGGAAGACAG GTACGGCAATGCAACTGTGGTTGAAAACACTGAGAGAGGATGGAGGGATCTCATCTTCCACAAAATACGGGCTGTTTTTGGCTTCGGCATTTAG